A genomic segment from Limosilactobacillus sp. encodes:
- a CDS encoding aldo/keto reductase, which translates to MQTVKIGGTNWVASNVALGIMRMGTLPVPQAVEALQMAHEVGINFIDSADIYGNDPVLGRGSSEIHFGQAFKKSGLSRDDFYIQSKGGLFANSDNKITRYDSSKTHLIQAVDGILQRMGIDYLDSFLIHRPDPLMDPAEVAAAFDELQAAGKVRHFGVSNFNPQQIALLQSATDQRLLVDQVQFSIAHTGMIDFGLHTNMTDARSINHDGGLLEYARRKHMTIQTWSPFQYGTFAGTFINNDKFADLNDLLAKLADKYHASKNAIAVAWILRHPAQMQVLLGTMNTAHIADSAAGSDIRLTKQEWYDIYFAAGNDLP; encoded by the coding sequence ATGCAAACAGTTAAAATTGGCGGTACCAATTGGGTGGCTTCGAACGTGGCCCTGGGGATCATGCGGATGGGCACCCTGCCCGTTCCGCAGGCGGTCGAAGCTCTGCAAATGGCCCACGAGGTCGGAATCAACTTCATCGATTCGGCGGATATTTACGGCAACGATCCCGTGCTCGGTCGGGGATCTTCCGAGATTCATTTCGGCCAGGCCTTCAAGAAGAGTGGCTTGAGTCGGGATGATTTCTACATCCAGTCCAAGGGCGGCCTCTTTGCCAACAGCGACAACAAGATCACCCGCTACGACTCGTCCAAGACGCATCTCATTCAGGCCGTCGACGGGATCCTCCAGCGGATGGGAATCGACTACCTGGATTCCTTCTTGATCCACCGGCCCGACCCGCTGATGGACCCGGCGGAAGTCGCGGCGGCTTTTGATGAGCTCCAGGCGGCGGGGAAGGTTCGCCACTTCGGCGTCTCCAACTTCAACCCCCAGCAGATCGCGCTACTGCAGTCGGCCACCGATCAGCGGCTGTTGGTCGACCAGGTCCAGTTCAGTATTGCCCACACGGGGATGATCGACTTTGGCCTCCACACCAACATGACCGACGCCCGCTCGATCAACCACGACGGCGGCCTGCTCGAGTACGCCCGGCGCAAGCACATGACGATCCAGACCTGGTCACCGTTCCAGTATGGGACCTTTGCCGGCACCTTCATCAACAATGACAAGTTTGCCGACCTCAACGACCTACTGGCCAAGCTGGCGGATAAGTACCATGCCAGCAAGAACGCCATCGCGGTGGCCTGGATTCTACGGCACCCGGCCCAGATGCAGGTCCTACTCGGCACGATGAACACGGCCCACATTGCCGACAGCGCGGCCGGTTCCGACATCCGGTTGACCAAGCAGGAATGGTACGACATCTACTTCGCGGCCGGCAACGACCTGCCATGA
- a CDS encoding phosphatase PAP2 family protein, with protein MVRHLLRGRQRPAMIRHDYVAFYQRLTAPFVRHPGWIRLLRFFNHLIEVVMYGCYIALLAGLIWLGSRVSWDAAFHRVLPFVLVPGISFILLSLVRDWLNSPRPYEEWAIDPLIPRTKKGDSMPSRHVFSAVTIAMCVLRLSWLWGALFLVLAAALALIRVIGGVHYPRDVIVGALCGLVAGSLLFI; from the coding sequence ATGGTACGACATCTACTTCGCGGCCGGCAACGACCTGCCATGATCAGGCATGACTACGTGGCCTTCTATCAGCGACTGACCGCGCCGTTCGTCCGCCATCCCGGCTGGATCCGCCTGCTGCGGTTTTTCAACCACCTAATCGAGGTTGTGATGTACGGCTGCTACATTGCCCTGCTTGCCGGTCTGATCTGGCTGGGGAGCCGGGTGAGCTGGGATGCAGCTTTCCATCGGGTGTTGCCCTTTGTTCTCGTGCCGGGGATCAGCTTCATCCTGCTCTCGCTGGTACGGGACTGGCTGAACAGCCCCCGGCCCTACGAGGAATGGGCGATCGATCCCCTGATTCCCCGAACCAAGAAGGGGGACTCGATGCCGAGCCGCCACGTCTTTTCGGCGGTCACGATTGCCATGTGCGTGCTGCGGCTCAGCTGGCTCTGGGGGGCACTGTTCCTTGTCCTGGCGGCCGCATTGGCCCTGATCCGGGTGATCGGCGGGGTTCACTACCCGCGCGACGTCATCGTGGGTGCTCTCTGTGGCCTGGTAGCCGGTAGCTTATTGTTTATTTAA